In Musa acuminata AAA Group cultivar baxijiao chromosome BXJ2-3, Cavendish_Baxijiao_AAA, whole genome shotgun sequence, the following proteins share a genomic window:
- the LOC135607998 gene encoding uncharacterized protein LOC135607998: MTGVGGGCGGDMRSVPSSLPSHFPSIPPLAERSVRTRRRRVEVRRMAARCSIAPGGGEGSSRMASSVEVPQSLDGIRTLAESGRFKGWFLDQFGVLHDGKKPYPGAIYTLEKLAEHGAKLVIISNSSRRSCTTIEKLKSLGFNSSLFSGAITSGELTHQYLLRRDDPWFAKLGKSCIHMTWSDRGAISLEGLGLQVVSNVDDADFVLAHGTEALGVPSGESLPMSLDDLGQILEMCAKRKIPMVVANPDYVTVEARALRVMPGTLADKYEKLGGEVKWMGKPEKVIYSAAMAMVGVDACDCITVGDSLHHDIKGANKTGIASAFITCGIHATELGIGTFGETAGFDAVQSLARKYDAYPSYVLPAFTW, translated from the exons ATGACGGGTGTGGGAGGTGGGTGTGGAGGGGACATGAGATCGGTGCCGTCGTCGCTGCCCTCCCACTTCCCTTCGATTCCTCCTCTCGCCGAGCGATCCGTTCGAACCCGACG GCGCCGGGTTGAGGTGAGGCGGATGGCCGCGAGGTGCTCGATCGCTCCCGGCGGCGGTGAAGGCAGTAGCAGGATGGCCAGCAGCGTGGAGGTTCCTCAGTCTTTGGATGGGATCCGAACCCTAGCTGAGTCTGGTCGGTTCAAG GGATGGTTCTTGGATCAATTTGGAGTTCTTCATGATGGGAAAAAGCCTTATCCTGGAGCCATTTATACTT TAGAGAAGCTAGCTGAACATGGTGCAAAACTTGTGATCATAAGCAATTCTTCACGGAGATCATGTACAACGATAGAGAAGTTAAAAAGCCTTGGTTTtaattcttctcttttttctggTGCCATCACTAGTGGAGAGTTGACTCATCAATATCTTCTAAG GAGGGATGATCCATGGTTTGCAAAACTCGGAAAATCTTGCATTCACATGACGTGGAGTGATCGAGGTGCAATTTCTCTTGAG GGCTTGGGCTTGCAAGTTGTGAGCAATGTGGATGATGCAGATTTTGTACTTGCTCATGGCACAGAAGCACTTGGTGTTCCTTCCGGCGAATCACTACCCATGAGTCTTGATGATCTTGGGCAAATCCTGGAGATGTGTGCCAAAAGAAAAATTCCCATGGTAGTAGCAAATCCAGATTATGTTACTGTTGAAGCTAGAGCATTGCGTGTTATGCCTG GAACACTGGCAGATAAATATGAAAAGCTTGGTGGTGAAGTAAAATGGATGGGAAAGCCAGAAAAG GTGATATATTCAGCAGCCATGGCAATGGTTGGTGTAGATGCATGCGATTGTATCACGGTGGGTGATTCCCTTCATCATGACATAAAGGGCGCAAATAAAACTGGGATTGCATCAGCATTTATCACATGTGGCATCCATGCCACGGAACTTGGAATTGGTACCTTTGGAGAAACTGCTGGATTCGATGCGGTCCAATCTCTGGCCCGCAAATATGATGCCTATCCATCTTATGTTTTGCCAGCTTTTACATGGTAG
- the LOC103979178 gene encoding uncharacterized protein LOC103979178, translating into MAHSLPLLPRPTSPPSSPATQRVPRRQHLAEPQCGDGAVRFHRRRQLIYGLVAVGVAYSVAPQGAHAVKRRPSPPPPPPEEKADPNVSGVLAKVLASKKRKEAMKEAVAKLREQGKSINEPSP; encoded by the exons ATGGCCCATTCCCTCCCGCTGCTTCCCCGACCGACTTCTCCTCCATCGTCCCCCGCGACGCAGCGAGTCCCTCGGCGTCAGCATCTCGCAGAACCACAATGCGGCGACGGAGCCGTCCGCTTCCACCGCAGACG GCAGCTCATCTACGGCCTGGTCGCCGTCGGAGTCGCTTATTCGGTGGCCCCACAAGGCGCTCACGCGGTGAAGCGGCGTccttctccgccgccgccgccgccggaggaGAAGGCCGACCCCAACGTGAGCGGCGTGCTGGCTAAGGTGCTGGCGAGCAAGAAGCGGAAGGAGGCCATGAAAGAAGCCGTCGCCAAGCTGAGGGAGCAAGGCAAGTCCATCAACGAGCCATCTCCATGA
- the LOC103979179 gene encoding uncharacterized protein LOC103979179: MSDLSASGMFVPSQTVGTVLCCICGVAMPPNPANMCVGCLRSRVDITEGLTRHAAVVHCPECRSYLQPPRTWLRGLEPESKELLAFCLRRLRLPLRRVRLVHAEFIWTEPHSKRLRLRLRVQAEALHGAILEQSHLVELTVHDRLCDACSRSQANPDQWSAAVQLRQHVSHRRTFFYLEQLILRHSAATRALRIGETDHGLDFFFGSRSHALKFVDFITGVAPVRSRSDKQLVSHDPKSNLYNYKHTFSVEICPVCREDLICLPPKLANALGNLGPLVLCTKVTNSIALLDPFTLRSAFLDANQYWRAPFKALLTGRQLVEYIVLDVEVESAEVSVGGFRYMLAHAQVARVADFGKNDTMFTIKTHLGHLLNPGDYALGYDLYAANSNDFEIERHKGLILPEALLVRKSYQEKRTKNREKARSWKLKSLNMDVDTTSKGRADEEKRNTEYEEFLRDLEENPEMRFNISLYRNKEYQPSEMASTADGEDVPSIPLEELLADLDLSEDEDSEEAGNMKE; the protein is encoded by the coding sequence ATGTCGGATCTGTCGGCGTCGGGCATGTTCGTGCCGTCACAGACGGTGGGCACGGTGCTGTGCTGCATCTGCGGGGTGGCGATGCCACCCAACCCGGCTAACATGTGCGTGGGCTGCCTGCGCTCCAGGGTGGACATCACCGAGGGTCTCACCCGCCACGCCGCCGTGGTCCACTGCCCGGAGTGCCGCTCCTACCTACAGCCGCCGCGCACCTGGCTCCGCGGCCTGGAACCGGAGTCCAAGGAGCTGCTCGCCTTCTgcctccgccgcctccgcctcccccTTCGACGCGTCCGCCTCGTCCACGCCGAGTTCATCTGGACCGAGCCCCACTCCaagcgcctccgcctccgcctccgcgtcCAGGCCGAGGCCCTCCATGGCGCCATCCTCGAGCAGTCCCACCTCGTCGAACTCACCGTCCACGACCGTCTCTGCGACGCCTGCTCCAGGTCTCAGGCCAACCCTGACCAATGGTCCGCCGCCGTCCAACTCCGCCAGCACGTCTCTCACCGCCGCACCTTCTTCTACCTCGAGCAGCTCATCCTCCGCCATAGCGCCGCCACCCGCGCCCTACGCATCGGGGAGACCGACCACGGCCTCGACTTCTTCTTTGGCTCCCGAAGCCACGCCCTCAAGTTCGTGGACTTCATTACCGGCGTGGCCCCCGTTCGATCCCGCTCCGACAAGCAACTCGTCTCCCACGACCCCAAGAGCAACCTCTACAACTACAAGCATACCTTCTCCGTCGAGATCTGTCCCGTGTGCCGCGAGGACCTCATCTGCCTCCCGCCCAAGCTTGCGAACGCCCTCGGCAATCTTGGCCCTCTAGTCCTCTGCACCAAGGTCACCAATTCCATTGCCCTTCTCGACCCGTTCACCCTTCGGAGCGCCTTCCTCGACGCTAACCAGTACTGGAGGGCTCCCTTCAAGGCACTGCTCACCGGCCGACAGCTCGTGGAATACATCGTTCTCGATGTCGAGGTGGAGTCCGCTGAGGTTTCCGTCGGTGGGTTCAGGTACATGCTGGCCCATGCACAGGTTGCGCGTGTGGCGGATTTTGGGAAGAACGATACGATGTTTACCATAAAAACCCACCTCGGTCATCTCTTGAATCCGGGGGATTATGCCCTCGGCTACGATCTGTATGCAGCGAACAGTAACGACTTTGAGATCGAGCGGCATAAAGGTCTTATTCTGCCCGAGGCTCTTCTGGTGAGGAAGAGCTACCAGGAGAAACGGACAAAGAATCGTGAAAAGGCAAGGTCTTGGAAGCTGAAGAGCCTGAACATGGATGTGGATACTACCTCCAAGGGCAGAGCCGATGAGGAGAAGAGGAATACTGAGTACGAGGAATTCTTGAGGGACTTGGAGGAGAATCCTGAAATGAGGTTCAATATATCTTTGTATCGTAACAAAGAATATCAGCCATCAGAGATGGCATCTACGGCTGATGGGGAGGATGTTCCTTCGATCCCATTGGAAGAGTTGCTTGCTGATCTTGATCTCAGTGAAGACGAGGACAGTGAAGAAGCCGGCAACATGAAAGAATGA